GCTGAGGATCCGATCGATTTCATGGCTGTTGCCAAAGAAGATGACTTTATCTTCCAATCCGAGCTTTTGGCAGAGCTTCTCGGCCTTCGCGCGTTCGGGGCCATCCCCTACCATCATGAGTCGGGCGGGCATTTGGTTTTGGATGCGGTAAAATATCTTGATGACATCGGCGATGCGCTTCACCTTCCGGAAGTTACTCACGTGGGTGACGATGCGTTCCTGTTCCGCGGCCAGAAGCTCACGGCAGCACGGCATGGCCGGATCGACCTGGGCTTTGTTAAGCTCAATGAAATTGGGAATGACATGGATGTCTTTACGGATGTCGAAATACCGATACGTATCGTCTTTCAACGAAGCGGAGACGGCAGTTACAATATCCGACTTGTTGATACTGAAACTCACGGCAGGTTTATAACCCGGATGATTCCCCACCAGCGTAATATCGGTTCCGTGCAAGGTCGTCACCATGGGGATATGAATGCCTTCTTCGGCCAACATTTGTTTGGCGATGTAACCGGCGTAGGCATGCGGGATGGCGTAATGCACGTGCAGCAATTCGATACCGTGCAGTTTTACCATGTCGACTAACTTACTCGAAAGCGCCAACTCGTAGGGTTGGTAATGGAAAAGCGGATATTCGGGTACCGAGACTTCGTGGTAGTGGACGTTCCGCGCCAATTGCGACAGGCGCACGGGTTGGCTATAGGTGATAAAATGGATTTCGTGTCCGCGGTTGGCGAGTTCCAGCCCCAATTCGGTGGCGACAACCCCACTTCCGCCGAAAGTCGGGTAGCAGACGATGGCAATTTTCATACTACGAAAGTACGCAAAAGCGGGCAGAAATCGTCGGGTAACGACGGGGCAAATCGCTTACGGACGGACCACCGCATCCTGGATGATCTTCTGGATGCGCTCCCGTACATTGTCTTTTGACAGCTTGTTGGGCGCGTTCGAATCGGGAAAGGTTCGGTTGGATAAAAAGACGTAGAGCAGCCCGCTTTCGGGGTCGGCCCAGGTCATGGTGCCGGTGAAACCCGTATGCCCGAAGGAGGAAGGCGATACGCAATTGCAGGTCGGGCCAGCCGTTCCAGGTAGTTGTGGTTTGTCAAATCCCCAACCCCGACGGTTTCCTTCTGCACAGAAATGGCAGGTGTTGAACGCATCGAATGTGGCGGCCGAGAAGAATCGTGTCCCTCCGTAATGGCCCTTCCACAAATACATCTGCATGATTTTCGCCACATCCATGGCATTCGAGAAGAGTCCGGCATGACCCGCTACCCCACCCTGCATGGCGGCGGCCATATCGTGCACATACCCTTGTATGCGTTGGTGACGGAAATAGGTATCGTCTTCCGTAGGGGCTATTACGGTTTTAGGGAAATGCGACAGCGGATTATACCCCGTACTGTTCGCGCCTAAATGGGAATACAGACGGTCTTTCACCAGCACGTCGATTGGTTTTCCCATCGCACGTTCGACATATTCTTTGAGAATGATGAAGGTGAAATCGCTGTATTTGTATTCTCTCTTACCTGACAATTTGCTTGCTATAATTTGCTGTAAGATGTTCTGGTTGTAGTCGTTGCGGATGTACAGGCTATCTGCCACCTGTCGTGTGAACCCATCTTCCGGCACCTTGCGGTAGTAGGCATCGTCGGGAAAACCGGATGCGTTGAGTGTGGATTTGTAAAATGGTATCCAGGCCTCCAGTCCGGCATAATGCGACAACAGGTCGGTGAAGGAAATCGCGGCCTTGTCGGTATGGCGGAAAAGGGGCAGCATGTCACCCAGCGTGGTAGTCGCCTGTATATTCCCTTTGTCGTACTCCTGCATGACCAAGGGTAAGGTAGCGAGGATTTTTGTCATCGACGCCACATCGTATACATCCGTCAATTGGATTTTGCATTCGGGCTCATACGTTTGGTAGCCGAACGCCTTATGATACACGACTTTTCCGTTTCGCGCCACCAGGATCTGCATGCCGGGCGCGGCTTTGGTATCAATGGCTTTTTGCGCTTCTGTATCGATCTGGGCCAGGGTGGCGGTGCGCATCCCAACGTTTTCCGGCGCGGTGAACCCGAGTCGGTCGGTCGATTTGGTGTCGATGCCATCCCCTACTTTAAACGTCGTTCCAATCGAGACCGGAAGGCGTCCTTTGGCCCCAACCGCGCCAAATATGATTTCAGCGGACACTTCCTGGGCGATGTCAGCATTTTGGTACGAGACGATCACCGTTTCGATCTCATTGAAGAAATCGACGGGTAGCAGCGCATACGGTTTCACGAACACGTCGAGTATGACGTGGTTCTCACGGGCGATGGCGCGCAGTCGCTGTAATTCGGTTTCTGAAAAGTCGTGCTTTTTCCACGGCTTGTCGGACTTATGATAGCCCACGATCACGCGTGAAAAGGACTTTAATTTTTGGTTGAGGGTGTCGATGTCCGTATGCGACACCTCCTCTACCTGGGCATATTTACGTAGCGTTGACAAAAAGGTGGAGTTGTCATCATCGCCCATCTTCACGTAAGCAATTCGTTCCCGGCTCAGGTCCCCGATAGGCACGGTTTCCGACACATTCCGCACGACGGTAACGGCATTTTCATACAGGCGGTATTGTAGTGCGATATTCTCAGCCGGATTCAACTCATCGGTGAGGTTGGTCAAGGCTACCGGACGGTAATGGTTCAATCCCGCTTTGTATTTGTAATGGAGGATTTTCTTCACCGAGCGCGCCAAACGTTCTTCGGTGATGATACTATCCTGATAGGCGACACATAACTTTTCCAGCGCCACCGGTACGTTCTCCGGAAAGAGCAACATATCGTTGCCGGCAAGGAAGGCATCCAGGTCAACTTCGCCTTTTTTACGGGCGTTGGCTGCGGCTTTCATATTGAGGGCATCCGTAAAGATGAGGCCGTCGAAGCCCATTTCCGTCCGCAATAAACCGGTTACGACCTGGTCAGAAAGTGAAGAAGGGTATCCGGGCCGCGCATCTATACTCGGCACATTCAAGTGGGCGACCATCACAGAGGCGAGTCCTTCGGAGATCAACTTTCGATACGGCACCAACTCCACCTCTTCCAGTCGTGCCTTCGAAGCATTGACCACCGGAAGCGCATAATGGGAATCGGTTTCCGTATCGCCGTGCCCGGGAAAGTGCTTACCCGTAGAGAAAACCCTTTGATTCTGTACGCCTTTCATAAGCGCGAGTGCACTTTCGGTCACATTATGCCGGTCTTCGCCGAACGAGCGGAACCCGATGATCGGGTTTTTCGGATTGGTATTGATATCCAATACAGGCGCAAAGTTGAACTGTACACCCAATCGACGGCTTTCCTTACCCATCTGTGCCCCTACCTCTTCCAGAAGTCGCTTGTCACGGATGGCTCCCAAGGTCATATTAAACGGAAAACGGTAGGTTGAGTCGAGGCGCATGCTTACACCCCATTCGGCGTCAATACCCACAAACAAAGGAATGCGGGCCGCCGCTTGGTAGCGGTTGGTCAGGGCAGCCTGTCGGCCGGGCCCTCCCTGAAAAAAGATGATTCCCCCGATCTTCTGGTCGCGCACGAGACGTTCTACCGAATTGACGTGAGCCGAGTCGCGATTGGAATACGCCGCCACCATGAAGAGTTGGCCGGCTTTCTCCGAGAAATCCATACGGGCATAGATACTATCTACCCAGCGGTCTTCTTTATCGGAATCCTCGAGAAACGGGAATTTGTGTTTTCGTGCCGCTACCGTATCGATCTTCGTATCCGAAGGCTCCGTCACGTGCGCCACCGGCGGGTGCGACGTTTTCTTCGACGCACAGTTCAGTAGAACCAGCGACGAAACCAGTAGTGCAGCGGTAACCAGAAAACGGCGTGACATGTTAGA
This genomic interval from Flavobacterium sp. HJ-32-4 contains the following:
- the bshA gene encoding N-acetyl-alpha-D-glucosaminyl L-malate synthase BshA; its protein translation is MKIAIVCYPTFGGSGVVATELGLELANRGHEIHFITYSQPVRLSQLARNVHYHEVSVPEYPLFHYQPYELALSSKLVDMVKLHGIELLHVHYAIPHAYAGYIAKQMLAEEGIHIPMVTTLHGTDITLVGNHPGYKPAVSFSINKSDIVTAVSASLKDDTYRYFDIRKDIHVIPNFIELNKAQVDPAMPCCRELLAAEQERIVTHVSNFRKVKRIADVIKIFYRIQNQMPARLMMVGDGPERAKAEKLCQKLGLEDKVIFFGNSHEIDRILSNSDLFLLPSQTESFGLAALEAMAWGVPVISTNAGGLTEVNFDGISGYTAPVGAIDELAQKALMILENETSLRRFRDGALSVARKFDIHNILPMYEVLYEQALATNPV
- a CDS encoding glycoside hydrolase family 3 N-terminal domain-containing protein, translating into MSRRFLVTAALLVSSLVLLNCASKKTSHPPVAHVTEPSDTKIDTVAARKHKFPFLEDSDKEDRWVDSIYARMDFSEKAGQLFMVAAYSNRDSAHVNSVERLVRDQKIGGIIFFQGGPGRQAALTNRYQAAARIPLFVGIDAEWGVSMRLDSTYRFPFNMTLGAIRDKRLLEEVGAQMGKESRRLGVQFNFAPVLDINTNPKNPIIGFRSFGEDRHNVTESALALMKGVQNQRVFSTGKHFPGHGDTETDSHYALPVVNASKARLEEVELVPYRKLISEGLASVMVAHLNVPSIDARPGYPSSLSDQVVTGLLRTEMGFDGLIFTDALNMKAAANARKKGEVDLDAFLAGNDMLLFPENVPVALEKLCVAYQDSIITEERLARSVKKILHYKYKAGLNHYRPVALTNLTDELNPAENIALQYRLYENAVTVVRNVSETVPIGDLSRERIAYVKMGDDDNSTFLSTLRKYAQVEEVSHTDIDTLNQKLKSFSRVIVGYHKSDKPWKKHDFSETELQRLRAIARENHVILDVFVKPYALLPVDFFNEIETVIVSYQNADIAQEVSAEIIFGAVGAKGRLPVSIGTTFKVGDGIDTKSTDRLGFTAPENVGMRTATLAQIDTEAQKAIDTKAAPGMQILVARNGKVVYHKAFGYQTYEPECKIQLTDVYDVASMTKILATLPLVMQEYDKGNIQATTTLGDMLPLFRHTDKAAISFTDLLSHYAGLEAWIPFYKSTLNASGFPDDAYYRKVPEDGFTRQVADSLYIRNDYNQNILQQIIASKLSGKREYKYSDFTFIILKEYVERAMGKPIDVLVKDRLYSHLGANSTGYNPLSHFPKTVIAPTEDDTYFRHQRIQGYVHDMAAAMQGGVAGHAGLFSNAMDVAKIMQMYLWKGHYGGTRFFSAATFDAFNTCHFCAEGNRRGWGFDKPQLPGTAGPTCNCVSPSSFGHTGFTGTMTWADPESGLLYVFLSNRTFPDSNAPNKLSKDNVRERIQKIIQDAVVRP